A genomic stretch from Telopea speciosissima isolate NSW1024214 ecotype Mountain lineage chromosome 7, Tspe_v1, whole genome shotgun sequence includes:
- the LOC122668541 gene encoding uncharacterized protein LOC122668541, which yields MGKVHLHIQFTMLTQRVHEEGETYDVTHTMLNEMRGINTNEEIEDGVTGECTEGGSTVGDKFDRLMEDAKKELYPGCVKFTRLSFILRIYHIKCLCKMTDKAFTMLLELLQEALPEPNTLPKNMYETKKIIKDLGLNYNKIDACPNDCMLYWKGQEKATTCSKCGTSRYTSVDKKIPAKTLRHFPLIPRLQRLYMSSKTSFNMRWHYEGRTNDQRLRHPADGQAWKEFDKLHPTFSEEPRNIRLGLASDGFNPFKSMSVKYSIWPVVVMPYNLPPWMCMKPEYLRLTLLIPGPRQPGNDIDIYLQPLIEELKELWNTGVVTYDAYKKEKFKLNACLLWTINDFPAYAVLSGWSTKGVFACPCCNKNTTSRWLKYGRKHCYLGHRRFLPQGHRFRRDKKSFDGYEEHELQPKPLSGYDILEELEGVQFPLFGKDIIDKHGKKKKRRRKLKQPKLPFNWKKKSIFFELPYWRSNLIRHNLDVMHIEKNVCDSIIGTLLDLKKKTKDNVKARLDLREIEIRSVLHQKFIEGKDKIFIPPKMLHNVYIRQRFVLFRF from the coding sequence ATGGGGAAGGTTCATCTTCACATACAATTCACCATGTTAACACAAAGGGTACATGAGGAAGGTGAAACATATGATGTTACACATACTATGTTAAATGAGATGCGTGGAATAAATACAAATGAAGAAATAGAGGATGGTGTCACCGGTGAGTGTACAGAGGGTGGGAGTACCGTCGGCGATAAATTTGATCGATTGATGGAAGATGCAAAGAAGGAGTTGTATCCAGGATGCGTGAAGTTTACCAGACTGTCCTTCATTCTTCGTATATATCACATAAAATGCCTTTGCAAAATGACCGACAAAGCATTCACAATGCTGTTAGAGTTGTTGCAAGAGGCACTTCCCGAGCCGaatactttaccaaaaaatatgtACGAAACAAAGAAGATCATCAAGGACTTGGGGCTTAATTACAACAAGATTGATGCGTGCCCAAATGATTGTATGTTGTATTGGAAGGGACAAGAGAAAGCCACGACTTGCTCCAAATGTGGTACTTCAAGATATACATCAGTAGATAAGAAAATCCCCGCTAAGACATTACGCCATTTTCCATTGATCCCAAGGTTGCAAAGGTTATACATGTCGTCTAAAACCTCATTTAACATGAGGTGGCACTACGAGGGTCGTACAAACGATCAAAGGTTACGACACCCAGCTGATGGGCAAGCGTGGAAAGAGTTTGATAAGTTGCATCCTACTTTTAGTGAGGAGCCTCGTAATATCAGACTTGGATTAGCTAGTGATGGATTCAACCCGTTCAAGTCAATGAGTGTAAAGTATAGCATATGGCCTGTTGTTGTGATGCCTTACAATTTGCCACCATGGATGTGCATGAAGCCAGAGTATCTCAGGCTTACTTTGCTTATTCCTGGACCACGACAACCTGGCAAtgatatagatatatatttacAGCCATTGATAGAAGAGTTGAAAGAATTATGGAACACTGGGGTTGTAACTTACGATGCATATAAGAAGGAGAAGTTTAAGCTAAATGCATGTTTGTTATGGACCATTAATGATTTCCCGGCTTATGCGGTATTATCGGGTTGGAGTACTAAAGGTGTTTTCGCTTGTCCATGCTGCAACAAGAATACTACTTCTCGTTGGCTTAAATATGGGAGGAAACACTGTTATTTAGGTCATCGTCGATTCCTTCCCCAAGGACATAGATTTCGACGTGATAAAAAGAGCTTTGATGGCTATGAGGAACATGAACTACAACCAAAGCCACTATCGGGTTACGATATTTTGGAGGAGCTGGAAGGTGTTCAGTTTCctttatttgggaaagatattATTGACAagcatgggaagaagaagaagaggcgaAGGAAGTTAAAACAGCCAAAGCTTCCATttaattggaagaagaagagtatatTCTTTGAATTGCCATACTGGAGATCTAATCTAATCCGTCACAATTTAGACGTGATGCATATTGAGAAGAACGTATGTGATAGTATCATTGGCACATTGTTGGATCTTAAAAAAAAGACAAAGGATAACGTGAAGGCACGTTTAGATCTGAGAGAGATCGAAATACGATCAGTTCTTCACCAAAAGTTTATTGAAGGGAAGGATAAAATATTCATACCTCCAAAGATGCTACACAATGTCTACATACGACAAAGATTTGTTTTGTTCCGCTTTTAA
- the LOC122667127 gene encoding uncharacterized protein LOC122667127, whose translation MEKLFPPSFFDIMVHLIIHLAHEASLAGPVQYRWMYPIERFLKQLKDYVRNLSRPEGSIAEGYIGDECLTFYSRYFEGVETRSNRAIRNAGSTELEHPISIFSRTGRPVGKCEILRLDIQERDQAHRYVLKNYDGLNEYRK comes from the exons ATGGAAAAGCTTTTCCCACCTTCATTCTTTGATATTATGGttcacttgattattcatttagCCCATGAAGCTAGCTTGGCTGGTCCAGTACAATACCGTTGGATGTATCCAATAGAGAG GTTCCTTAAACAACTTAAGGACTACGTGCGCAATCTTAGTCGGCCAGAGGGATCAATAGCAGAAGGATACATAGGGGATGAGTGTTTGACTTTCTACTCTAGATACTTTGAAGGTGTGGAAACAAGGTCGAATAGAGCAATCAGAAATGCAGGTTCAACAGAACTAGAACATCCAATCTCTATTTTCTCAAGAACAGGTAGGCCTGTAGGGAAGTGTGAGATATTACGACTAGACATTCAAGAAAGGGACCAGGCTCATCGGTACGTGCTAAAGAACTATGATGGATTAAATGAATACCGAAAGTAA